The region AGAGGGTCGAAGGTTCGAGTCCTTCATGGCTCACCATCCGTATAAATAGTTACAAGAACTACTTACTTTAAAAGTAGTTTTTTGTTGCGAAAAATGTCATAGAAATAGTCTTTTCTTTTTCCATAAAAGATTTATAATTTAACTATTATTAGCTTTGCGGAAATAGTTCAGTGGTAGAACATCACCTTCCCAAGGTGAGGGTCGCGGGTTCGAGTCCCGTTTTCCGCTCATATTGTCTGGGTCAGCTGGGAGAGAACCTGCCTTGCACGCAGGAGGTCATCGGTTCGATCCCGCTAGGCTCCATATTCATCTCGAAGGATTTTCCCTTCGAGATTTTTTGCGTTCTATAGGTGTATATATATACAAATAATTGTCGAGTTGAGTCATTGAGGTATTTAAAGATAAAATGATAGAGAATAAAAGGAGGTCTGGGAAAATGAATAGAAATATATCAATCATAGGTGTCCCGATGGATCTTGGTCAAAATCGCAGAGGGGTAGATATGGGACCAAGTGCTATTCGTTATGCAGGGGTAATTGAAAGATTGGAGCAATTAAATCTTGATATACAAGATTTGGGTGATATTAAAATCCTTCGGCCGGATCGAAAACAATACAAAAGCGGTCTTAGAAATTTTTACGAAGTAGCTAATGGAAACCAAAAATTAGCCGAATCTGTTGATCAGGTAATCCAAGGTAAACGCTTTCCTTTAATATTGGGAGGAGACCATAGTATTGCAATGGGGTCTCTAGCAGGAATTTCTAAACACTATAAAAATCTGGGTGTTATTTGGTATGATGCACATGCTGATTTGAATACGGGAGAAACCTCTCCATCAGGTAACATTCATGGTATGCCTTTAGCAGCCAGCTTAGGCATAGGGGATAAAGAATTAACTGAAATCCATGGATATAGCCCCAAAATCAAGCCTGAAAATATCGTGATTATAGGAGCACGATCTATTGATGAAGGAGAACGCAAATTAATACATGAAAAAGGAATTAAAGTCTATACCATGCATGAAGTGGACCGATTAGGAATGAGTAGGGTAATTACAGAAACTATTGCTTACCTAAGAGACCACACGGATGGCGTTCATTTAAGCTTAGATCTAGATGGGTTAGACCCAACAGATGCGCCAGGTGTAGGTACTCCAGTAATGGGAGGTTTAAGCTACAGAGAAAGCCATTTAGCTATGGAAATGCTTTATGAATCTCAAATCATAACATCAGCTGAGTTCGTGGAAGTTAATCCAATTCTTGATGAAAAAAATAAAACTGCTAATGTTGCCGTTGGGCTGATGGGTTCTTTATTTGGAGAAAAGTTATTATAATGTAGAATGTTAGAAAAATAAAGGCTTCTCGCCAAGTCCTATTGGCGAAAGCCTTATTTTTTTCCTGGAGGATAAACCGACTAAAGTTATAAATTCTGATAGTAAAAAAGGACAGTGTTGCTGTCCTTGATATTTTATCCCGCATGAACAGCAAGCCATGAAACAAGCTTCACCAACAAGGGTGAAAAATTTAATATTTTATTTTCATGGCAGTAATACCCCCACCTCAAGTCTTAAGTGGACGAAAAGAGAAGGTGGGGGATAAAATGCCCGTAAATGTCCGATTGGTTCAAGGGACTTCAGATCATACCCTTGGGTCCTAACAATTAGTGGGGGACGGCCACCGATTGAAGTTTTCCTTTATTTTCATTGTACTAGAGGATTCATTGAGTCTTTTTACGGGTGTTTTGCAACTGATTTAATAGATGATCTAGTTGTTTACTAACTTTTACAACATCAGGTGAACTGAGAGGCTTTTGTTTCGAAATTTGATGCATATGTTTTCTGCGTTTTTCTATTTCTTCATATAACTGTTTTTCATCCATAATAAAACCTCCCTTTCCCCACAAAAAGCATTATACTATAATACTAGATATAGGAAACAAATCCCTTCCAGTTTTTTAATGATTTTTTATCCCACATTTACGGGCAGCCAACCATGAAGCAAGCATCACCAACAAGGATAAAAAATTTAATGTTTTATTTTCATGGGAGTAACTCCCCCACCTCAAGTCTTAAGTGAAACGAAAAGAGTAGGTGGGGGATAAACAACCCGTAAATGTCCGATTGGTTGGTCATACCCCTTGGGTGCTAACAATTAGTGGGGGATGGCCGCTGATTGAAGTTTCACTTTATTAATTAAAAAACATCCATTTTTATAGGTAAAACATCATGTATATCATAGATTGAATTTTTTTGAAACCTAAAAGAGGTACTGCTCGTATAAGTAGTGACCGGAGAGTTAGCGAGGTAGTGCATGGTGGAAACAATTATTAATCAACGAATAAAAGAAGTTAAAAAAGGTGACCAATCTGCATTTGAAGATGTGGTTTCATTTTATCAAAATAAGGTATACCAAATTTGTTATAAAATGCTAGGTAACTCCCACGAAGCAGAAGATGTGGCCCAGGAAGCTTTTTTACGGGCTTATATGAATATACACTCATATGATGAACAAAGAAAATTTTCCACGTGGTTATATAGAATTGCAACTAATTTAAGCATCGATCGTATAAGAAAGAAGAAGCCTGATTTTTATCTCGATGCAGAAGTGAAAGGTGCAGAAGGACTGACCATGTATTCTCGGATTTCTGCTGATCAGCCTCTTCCCGAAGAAGAAATAGAAAGCTTAGAGCTTCAAGAGTATTTACAAAAAGAGATCCTAAGTTTACCAGAAAAATATCGGGCTGTCATTGTTCTTCGATATTTGGATGAGCTTCCCTTGCAGGAAATCAGTGAAATTCTTGATATACCTGTTGGAACCGTAAAAACAAGAGTACATAGGGGACGAGAGGCTTTACGTAAAAAGCTTCGTCATTTGTAAGGAGTGAGCAAGATGAACTGTCCGTCTGAGATGATTGAATATATGCATGAGTACTTAGATAATGAATTATCTAAGGAGAACGAGGTTATTTTTCGCAACCATTTAGAATCTTGTAAGGATTGCCAAAACCATTTTAATGAGCTAAAGAGAACAGTGGCAATGATTCAAAGTGCAAACCATATCCAAGCGCCACCCTCCTTCTCAAGTCAAGTAATGGCAAACTTACCTAAAGAAAAGAGGAGAGTGGGAATAAATCGCTGGTTCAAATCACATCCGGCTCTTTCTGCAGCCGCTATCTTCTTTATATTTATGTTTGGAGGCTTCCTTTCCTCCTGGAATCAAAATCAGGATTTATCAGTAAATCAAAAACAAAATATCCTCATTGAAGACAACACAGTTATTGTTCCTGAAGAAAAGGTGATTTCTGGGGACTTAGTTGTAAAGAATGGAGATCTTAAAATTAAAGGTAAGGTCAAAGGTGATGTTACCATTATTAATGGGAAGATCCTAAATGAAGATTTAATGGA is a window of Bacillaceae bacterium S4-13-56 DNA encoding:
- a CDS encoding aspartyl-phosphate phosphatase Spo0E family protein: MDEKQLYEEIEKRRKHMHQISKQKPLSSPDVVKVSKQLDHLLNQLQNTRKKTQ
- a CDS encoding zf-HC2 domain-containing protein, whose product is MNCPSEMIEYMHEYLDNELSKENEVIFRNHLESCKDCQNHFNELKRTVAMIQSANHIQAPPSFSSQVMANLPKEKRRVGINRWFKSHPALSAAAIFFIFMFGGFLSSWNQNQDLSVNQKQNILIEDNTVIVPEEKVISGDLVVKNGDLKIKGKVKGDVTIINGKILNEDLMDGEKYMASAGEVTGDIKQVDQVFEWIWFQIKSTTKEIFSFNNN
- the sigW gene encoding RNA polymerase sigma factor SigW, producing METIINQRIKEVKKGDQSAFEDVVSFYQNKVYQICYKMLGNSHEAEDVAQEAFLRAYMNIHSYDEQRKFSTWLYRIATNLSIDRIRKKKPDFYLDAEVKGAEGLTMYSRISADQPLPEEEIESLELQEYLQKEILSLPEKYRAVIVLRYLDELPLQEISEILDIPVGTVKTRVHRGREALRKKLRHL
- the rocF gene encoding arginase, which produces MNRNISIIGVPMDLGQNRRGVDMGPSAIRYAGVIERLEQLNLDIQDLGDIKILRPDRKQYKSGLRNFYEVANGNQKLAESVDQVIQGKRFPLILGGDHSIAMGSLAGISKHYKNLGVIWYDAHADLNTGETSPSGNIHGMPLAASLGIGDKELTEIHGYSPKIKPENIVIIGARSIDEGERKLIHEKGIKVYTMHEVDRLGMSRVITETIAYLRDHTDGVHLSLDLDGLDPTDAPGVGTPVMGGLSYRESHLAMEMLYESQIITSAEFVEVNPILDEKNKTANVAVGLMGSLFGEKLL